From Gossypium raimondii isolate GPD5lz chromosome 11, ASM2569854v1, whole genome shotgun sequence:
AAGGGAAGTCCTTCTCATCCTCGGTTGCATCCAATTCAGTAATTTTCTTTCTCCAAGGACCTCCTTGGGAACCCTCGGTAATAATTGAGGGAGGGGAAACAGTAGAAAACTCGAAAGGAGGATAGACCAATGAGTCATTTTCAGCATTTCCATCTACCTCAATCCTTGAATGAGCAGAACTTCTGGCAGTCATATCTTTTCCTGATACAACATCTCCATTAGCAGAAGCCTGGGTGCCATGTCTTTGCCTTCTTTTGGCCAACCAATGAACCAAAAGACCTTTAAGGGTTTCACGAGCTAGATTAACCTGCCAAAGTCAAGTCATAACCGGATGCATATGATAATCACAAAGAATCCTTAAAGATTTTTCATAGAAATCATATCTTAAGATGCCCacaataaaaagaaagtttTATGACCTTATCATCCTCAGGCTTGCCAGTTATGTTCAGATCTACAGAATACATCTCTGCAGTAAAGCACTGGGGCGTGTCTAAATGAACAGACAAGCATCCAAGCCGGGTATCCGCAGTGAACCATGCAGGAATGCTTACCTATAATGGTTTTAAGCAAAGATCCAaagtaaatttcataaacaagatatattatattcaaacttacataatttcaaataaatagtTGTCGCACCATCTCAAAAAGCTGTTCCTTTTTCTTGTCAAATGAAACCTGGACATTGAAATTTGAGAATGGATAAATAGATACAGCAAAAACATAACCCTGAATATACAAGTGTGTCTATTTGTTAACCAGTACATGAAAAGCAAAGTGCAAACCACTTCTACTCAAggggggaaaaaaagaaaaatggcgTGAGAGAATCTTGTTCACCTGTCCATAATCCTCAATCACAACACCCCTGGTTATCTCCCAGAGCTTTACTGAACCAGCAGCATCctgttaaagaatcataaaaatCATACACTCTAAAAGcaatatcccaaaataaaatcttCCAATAAAAGTCAACCAATTTTACCTTTGTCAATACATGCCTtctgttatttaaaatttcatgctGAACAATTGCTGGAGTTCCAGGAATGGTAAAGATTGGTTCTTTATAAACAGGGGCCTATTAATAACCGACAACAACAGCACATCAGTGAAGGGAAGGGtatagaagataaacaatttccAGACACAGCCAAACTTCAAAGAGATATCCATAACAAAGTGTCtatcataaataaaaagaaaatgtaatatttcatttttcttgggGTTGGATGAGCAAGgaacaaatgaaagaaattattaacAATCTGATGAGTAGCACCAAATTCAGAACATTTCAAGTATATGAAGAAAATAAGTGTTAAACAGTGCAgattttatgtattaataataCAAGATGCAAATTAATAAAGAGAAAACAAGGATCTATCAGGTGATTTTCTGTAAGCAAAAACTGtacatacatgaataaatatatacacacacgATACTTACTGGGGTAGACCCTTCTAATGAAACTCTTGCCCTCGAAAAAGACAAGTTTCCAGCCAAAAATGAACCACCTCTTTGGAAGACATTCTGAGGAGTCCGTCCCTCAGCAGGCCACCTACAAACTGAAGAATCTGTAGTTGCAACCCATATACTATCATCATGCAATGCCAACTGCAAAATTGGTTGTTCCTTGGTGCAAAGCAAAAGACTCTCTCTTGTTGTCAAGTCTGTCAGATATAACTGATGCATGCAGAAAAAGTTAACACAAGCTGAGAGTTAAAAGCTAGATATCAGAAGCAAGCAACAGACAAATATGTTAAGAATTGTGAAGATTACGTGCTGAGAAAAATTGGAGATATGGACTTTATTTGATGTTAGAAACATTCAGAAATTTATTTACTCTACAATAGAAATTATCAAGCCTTCACATTAAGtttaattgaattgaagttGCAGGGTTTTAATTCATTCtcattttccttcattttaATATGCCAAACATATAATGCTTGTTTCAAAACCTACTGGAAATTGAAGAATTTGACACTAGGAATCATATTTACTCAAGTTTGTTGTATGTTTATAGGTTTCTATTCATTATTAATGGATTGAATCAAGTCATTTTAGGAAGTTTCCTACTTTTGGATCTGATAACTTTGTGggaatataatattattaccaGAACTCAGAAAATGAGCAAGACCTATTTCAGTTAGACAACTCAGCAACTGTTGTCCCAACCCTTCTCCAGTTGCAAAGTCTAAGGAATTATAGGTATGAAGCCTAGATCACCTATTCTTCTTCCTTAATCTCTAATCTCTGGCAATGGCTTCAATTTCAAATCAACCTTAAACCCTTCCAACAACCTCGACCTCACTTGCATAAAttcattatcaaattaaacctGAAACCTTCGATTACCATTCACGAGTACTGTTAAGGTATCAGCACAGCCCAGGATTACTTTCAAAATCCTTCATTAATCACATCCAAGCCCAACCcatacaaaaattaaactacCTAGTTATTCTTGTAATTTCCTATACTTTATTGTCCTAGATCGGCAATAAATTTCTAGTTCAATTCTACATCAAAACATTTGGAAAAATTGATAAAGATGCTGGTTAAAATGATTTGGTATGGTGTGTACTTACAGAAAGATCTCTACCACCACTATAAACATGACTAAATGTTGGGGTGCTTGCAAGTGCCCAAACAGAATCTGTGTGCACAGCATATGAATGCACACAGCGTTGTTGACCAAGGTCCCACAGCctgcaaaagaaaattaagaccATTTAAAGGAAAGGTCTTAGATTCTTTACAGTTGAAAATTGCATCTGGTAATACAACCGCGAAACCTATGCACAGATTATGTACCTGATCATAGAATCCGAGGACCCTGACAAACAATATCTGAAAGAAAACAGTGACTGTGAAAACTTCACTCATAAAATAAGCAGTGGAACAAGAAAAAGAATTCAGTAGCAGTCAATCAAGGGAAGAACTCATCAACAATTAACCAACCTATTTATCTCACTGACACAGAAAAGTGCAGCAGTTGCAAGAGAAAAAAATCAGGTAAAAAATATGCATCTTATCATATAAAGCTCCATAACAGTAACACCTACAACTAACATCAAGATAATACTAATTTTCACTTAGAATAAAGCCTACAGAGCAGAACTCATTGTACTAGCCTGCCAGTAGAATCCAGAAGCAAAGCCCTAATGTTATCTGCATGCCCTCTTAGTTTCATATTCTTTGAACCAGTTCTTGGATCCCAAACTCGCACAACCTATATGGAAATGAGGCAGGAAATATAAATAGCTACtgaaattgttaaaagattagaTGACCAACAGAGGTAATGATAAGATCATCTATAGGAAGGTGTTGTgggggaaaagaaaaacttattatcagaaaatttgaataaactaAGAAGCAAAAACTACCTTCTCAGTTCCACCAGAGACAAGAAGGGAGCCACTACCATTCATTGCCAATGCATAGACCGATTCTTTGTGACCTTTGACAGCAATGGGGACATATCCATGACACTGAGTTGCGTGCGTCCTAATGCTGTTACTTGAGCTAATTGTTCTCGGACTTGATATCGGTAACAAATTTGCCGAACCATTCATACTGTTGGAACAATCATCTTCCACTACATCACTGGATTTAGAGACTGGAGTTGCTGCAGCTTCAATATCCCACACAAAAACCTCCCCTCCAAGACCCCCAGAGGCAACCACATTGGTCTAAAATGCACAACACTAAAAATGATTTAGAAAGTGACCTCAATATTAATAACTACCATACCTTATAGGACGCATATGCTACCAAACTAAGCATGAAACTTAAATTGCAATCTAGCACTGCAGGAACATTTCACACATGCAGCTAATTAAATCAACTGAAAATTTTGACAcagaaattacatttttttcagCTGCGGCTAGACATGTAACATAGTCAGAGTGTTGACGGAAAGTCCTGGTGCAAGTTCCTTCAGACAAGCAATTCCACGTCTGGTATTTCTCAAAGAACAAGCACATGTCAACACTTAACAGACATAGACAATAAGACACTAATAACacattaattaacaaaaaaaccTTCAATGTAGTGTCTGATGAGCATGAAACAAGTGTACTATCACCAGCAATAACAGTATCATTTACCTGCACAACAAGAAAATCACCTAATTCTCAATCATAACTTAAATAGTTACAGATacatcatatattatatatgtaagaTATTTTGATGGTGAATTCCACAAACTGGGAAAAATAACAGATAACGGGCTTTAAACATTCAAGctaaatattgatataaatgaagtgcaaaggacaattcttgctCTAGATTTGCTTTTTGAGAGCCGGTTGCTTGGTTGGTTACTAAGCAATGATTCATATTTGATATCACATCAGGGATATGTCATTCTAGTGgaccaaattagaaaataaattaaaattccaCACCCTCCAAACCACAAATTAACAACAAAAGATATAGGCTAAAGTATGAAGGTCATGCTCATTGTGAAAGTAAATTATCATGGATAGTAAGAAGGTACCCAATCAACATGAGACTCAAATGTAGCAGAGCATGTGGCAGCATTTTCACCAAGTGCCCATCTCTTAAGTGTGCCATCACGGCTACCAGTGAAAAGATAGTCGCACCCATCCGAGGCTGATGACTTTAGCACAGCCAAACAATTTATGCCTGCACAATGCTGCAAAACAACATATCAAAGTAGAGAAACATCAATGCCTAGTGTCTatactcaaaattaaattataaaaggctCAACCAGAATATAAGATAATGACAATTTTTATAATACAAAGCAAAGGATTAGCAGAATTATCCAATCTGATTGGGAACATGGTCCTAAATAAATGAAGGATGAGTGAATAATACAATGAATTAACACAAgccatcattttcatttaagttaagTATACCATAAGTCCTAAGGATAAAAGGTGTTAAATAATGAAACTGGCACAACATTATCTTGGAGAAGGAAGTTAAGAATTGCCAACCAAGATAGATTTCAAATATGCCAAGTTTATCAATTTAGCAAATAGATAACAATCATTCTCACTGAACCTAATgaagtaata
This genomic window contains:
- the LOC105804739 gene encoding uncharacterized protein LOC105804739 isoform X2: MHRVGSAGNNTNSNRPRKEKRLTYVLNDTADTKHCAGINCLAVLKSSASDGCDYLFTGSRDGTLKRWALGENAATCSATFESHVDWVNDTVIAGDSTLVSCSSDTTLKTWNCLSEGTCTRTFRQHSDYVTCLAAAEKNTNVVASGGLGGEVFVWDIEAAATPVSKSSDVVEDDCSNSMNGSANLLPISSPRTISSSNSIRTHATQCHGYVPIAVKGHKESVYALAMNGSGSLLVSGGTEKVVRVWDPRTGSKNMKLRGHADNIRALLLDSTGRYCLSGSSDSMIRLWDLGQQRCVHSYAVHTDSVWALASTPTFSHVYSGGRDLSLYLTDLTTRESLLLCTKEQPILQLALHDDSIWVATTDSSVCRWPAEGRTPQNVFQRGGSFLAGNLSFSRARVSLEGSTPAPVYKEPIFTIPGTPAIVQHEILNNRRHVLTKDAAGSVKLWEITRGVVIEDYGQVSFDKKKEQLFEMVSIPAWFTADTRLGCLSVHLDTPQCFTAEMYSVDLNITGKPEDDKVNLARETLKGLLVHWLAKRRQRHGTQASANGDVVSGKDMTARSSAHSRIEVDGNAENDSLVYPPFEFSTVSPPSIITEGSQGGPWRKKITELDATEDEKDFPLWVLDCVLNNRLPPREKTKCSFYLHPCEGSAVRILTQGKLSAPRILRMHKVTNSGMRCWWVAYLKMIYVVSFSRTLTLILMGSWL
- the LOC105804739 gene encoding uncharacterized protein LOC105804739 isoform X1, with amino-acid sequence MHRVGSAGNNTNSNRPRKEKRLTYVLNDTADTKHCAGINCLAVLKSSASDGCDYLFTGSRDGTLKRWALGENAATCSATFESHVDWVNDTVIAGDSTLVSCSSDTTLKTWNCLSEGTCTRTFRQHSDYVTCLAAAEKNTNVVASGGLGGEVFVWDIEAAATPVSKSSDVVEDDCSNSMNGSANLLPISSPRTISSSNSIRTHATQCHGYVPIAVKGHKESVYALAMNGSGSLLVSGGTEKVVRVWDPRTGSKNMKLRGHADNIRALLLDSTGRYCLSGSSDSMIRLWDLGQQRCVHSYAVHTDSVWALASTPTFSHVYSGGRDLSLYLTDLTTRESLLLCTKEQPILQLALHDDSIWVATTDSSVCRWPAEGRTPQNVFQRGGSFLAGNLSFSRARVSLEGSTPAPVYKEPIFTIPGTPAIVQHEILNNRRHVLTKDAAGSVKLWEITRGVVIEDYGQVSFDKKKEQLFEMVSIPAWFTADTRLGCLSVHLDTPQCFTAEMYSVDLNITGKPEDDKVNLARETLKGLLVHWLAKRRQRHGTQASANGDVVSGKDMTARSSAHSRIEVDGNAENDSLVYPPFEFSTVSPPSIITEGSQGGPWRKKITELDATEDEKDFPLWVLDCVLNNRLPPREKTKCSFYLHPCEGSAVRILTQGKLSAPRILRMHKVVNYVIEKLVLDKPIDSLNIDGTYAAGLGGQPQHSAGGEGSLRSGLKPWQKLRPSIEILCNNQVLSPEMSLATVRAYIWKRPEDLVLNYRMIQGK